A single Capra hircus breed San Clemente chromosome 13, ASM170441v1, whole genome shotgun sequence DNA region contains:
- the NXT1 gene encoding NTF2-related export protein 1: MASVDFKTYVDQACRAAEEFVNVYYSTMDKRRRLLSRLYMGTATLVWNGNAVSGQESLSEFFEMLPSSEFQINVVDCQPVHDEATPSQTTVLVVICGTVKFEGNKQRDFNQNFILTAQASPSNTVWKIASDCFRFQDWAC, translated from the coding sequence ATGGCGTCCGTGGACTTCAAGACCTATGTGGACCAGGCGTGCCGCGCAGCTGAGGAGTTCGTGAACGTGTACTACAGCACCATGGACAAGCGGCGGCGGCTGCTGTCCCGCCTGTACATGGGCACAGCCACCCTGGTGTGGAACGGCAACGCTGTCTCCGGGCAAGAGTCCCTGAGTGAGTTTTTTGAGATGCTGCCTTCCAGTGAGTTCCAGATCAACGTGGTAGACTGCCAGCCTGTCCATGACGAAGCCACCCCGAGCCAGACCACGGTCCTTGTGGTGATCTGTGGGACAGTGAAGTTTGAGGGCAACAAACAGCGAGACTTCAACCAGAACTTCATCCTGACGGCCCAGGCCTCACCCAGCAACACAGTGTGGAAGATTGCCAGCGACTGCTTCCGGTTCCAGGACTGGGCCTGCTAG
- the GZF1 gene encoding GDNF-inducible zinc finger protein 1 has product MESGAVLLESKSSPINLLHEMHQLRLLGHLCDVTVSVEYQGVREEFMAHKAVLAATSKFFKEVFLNEKTVDGARTNVYLDEVQVADFASFLEFVYTAKVQVEEDRVQRMLEMAEKLKCLDLSETCFQLKKQMLESVLLELQNFSESQEAEGSSGAQVTAALAPEAWAGVAPDGPLANGVASSLDPPAERISNGLLPDLTPRKSREKPDKRKDVAKPPYPKLRRASGRLAGRKVFVEIPKKKYTRRLREQQKSAEQDMGGCGGPREPSPEALETEKEAITKDEEDSEAGAGAEAAPPKVGRGEEGDEEEEGEEGPGRQRSNFQCTRCEKAFLYEKSFLKHVRLHHGVATEVVHRCDTCGQTFANRCNLKGHQRHVHSSERHFPCELCGKKFKRKKDVKRHVVQVHEGGGERHQCQQCGKGLSSKTALRLHERTHTGHKPYGCSECPATFSQPSALKTHLRIHTGEKPFVCDECGARFTQNHMLIYHKRCHTGERPFMCETCGKSFASKEYLKHHNRIHTGSKPFKCEVCFRTFAQRNSLYQHIKVHTGERPYCCDQCGKQFTQLNALQRHHRIHTGEKPFMCNACGRAFTDKSTLRRHTSIHDKTTPWKSFLVIVDGSPKNGDGHKTEQPDDEYAPSKLSDKLLSFAENGHFHNLATVQGSMPAMHEDSPADPACKSDGPVGSQDTLLATAISELSELTPQTEPGPHSSAL; this is encoded by the exons ATGGAGAGTGGTGCGGTCCTGCTAGAATCCAAGTCCTCCCCAATCAACCTCCTGCATGAGATGCACCAGCTCCGCCTGCTGGGTCACCTGTGTGACGTGACCGTCAGCGTGGAATACCAGGGCGTCCGGGAGGAATTCATGGCCCACAAGGCAGTGCTGGCAGCCACCAGCAAGTTTTTTAAGGAAGTGTTCCTTAACGAGAAGACTGTGGATGGTGCCAGGACTAACGTCTACTTAGACGAAGTGCAGGTAGCCGACTTTGCTTCCTTTCTTGAGTTTGTCTACACGGCCAAGGTACAGGTCGAGGAAGACCGGGTACAGCGCATGCTGGAAATGGCGGAAAAGCTGAAGTGTTTGGACTTATCCGAAACTTGTTTTCAGCTGAAGAAGCAGATGTTAGAGTCGGTACTTTTGGAGTTGCAGAATTTCTCAGAGTCTCAGGAGGCAGAAGGGAGCAGCGGCGCCCAGGTTACGGCTGCTCTCGCCCCTGAGGCCTGGGCCGGGGTGGCCCCTGATGGCCCTCTGGCCAATGGGGTTGCCAGTTCTTTGGATCCCCCAGCAGAGAGAATCAGCAATGGCCTGTTGCCAGATCTGACCCCGAGGAAGTCCAGGGAGAAGCCAGACAAGAGGAAAGACGTGGCTAAGCCCCCCTACCCCAAGCTCAGAAGGGCCAGTGGGCGGCTGGCCGGGAGGAAGGTGTTCGTGGAAATCCCTAAAAAGAAGTACACGCGCCGACTCCGGGAGCAGCAGAAGAGTGCTGAGCAGGACATGGGGGGCTGCGGGGGCCCCCGGGAGCCCAGCCCAGAAGCCCTGGAAACCGAAAAAGAAGCAATCACGAAGGACGAGGAGGACAGCGAGGCTGGGGCAGGGGCGGAGGCCGCGCCGCCCAAAGTGGGGCGAGGTGAGGAgggggacgaggaggaggagggagaagagggcccGGGTCGGCAGAGGAGCAACTTCCAGTGTACGCGCTGTGAGAAGGCCTTCTTGTACGAGAAGAGCTTCCTGAAGCACGTGCGGCTCCACCACGGCGTGGCCACCGAGGTGGTGCACCGCTGCGACACCTGCGGCCAGACCTTTGCCAACCGCTGCAACCTGAAGGGCCACCAGCGGCACGTGCACAGCAGCGAGCGCCACTTCCCGTGCGAGCTGTGCGGCAAGAAGTTCAAGAGGAAGAAGGACGTGAAGCGGCACGTGGTGCAGGTGCACGAGGGCGGCGGCGAGCGGCACCAGTGCCAGCAGTGCGGCAAGGGCCTGAGCTCCAAGACGGCGCTGCGGCTGCACGAGCGCACGCACACCGGCCACAAGCCCTACGGCTGCTCCGAGTGCCCGGCCACCTTCTCGCAGCCCTCAGCCCTCAAGACCCACCTGAG AATTCACACGGGGGAAAAACCTTTTGTCTGTGATGAATGTGGTGCAAGATTCACTCAGAACCACATGCTGATTTATCATAAAAGGTGTCACACAG GTGAGAGGCCTTTCATGTGTGAAACGTGTGGCAAGagttttgcttccaaggagtatttAAAACATCACAATAGGATCCATACTGGGTCCAAACCCTTTAAATGTGAAGTTTGTTTCAGGACTTTTGCTCAGCGGAATTCACTTTACCAGCATATCAAAGTCCACACAG GGGAGCGGCCATACTGCTGTGACCAGTGCGGCAAGCAGTTCACGCAGCTCAACGCCCTCCAGCGCCACCACCGGATCCACACAGGGGAGAAGCCGTTCATGTGCAACGCGTGCGGGCGGGCGTTCACCGACAAGTCCACGTTGCGGCGGCACACCTCG ATCCATGATAAGACGACTCCGTGGAAGTCCTTCCTGGTCATCGTGGACGGCTCTCCGAAGAACGGCGACGGCCACAAGACTGAGCAGCCTGATGACGAGTATGCGCCGTCCAAACTCTCCGATAAATTGCTGTCTTTTGCAGAAAATGGCCATTTTCACAACCTGGCCACCGTCCAAGGCAGCATGCCTGCCATGCATGAGGACAGCCCCGCAGACCCAGCCTGCAAGTCCGACGGCCCCGTGGGGTCCCAGGACACGCTGCTGGCCACTGCCATCAGTGAGCTTAGCGAGCTGACACCACAGACAGAGCCAGGCCCACATAGCTCTGCTCTCTGA